The following DNA comes from Triticum aestivum cultivar Chinese Spring chromosome 3D, IWGSC CS RefSeq v2.1, whole genome shotgun sequence.
gaaaccaaactgatttttggtcacgcttgtcattcttcttaagcggtgctcaatgactctctcccatagcttcattgtatggctcatcagcttaattccacggtaattagtacaactctgaacatcccccttgttcttgaagattggtactaatatactccgtctccattcttctggcatcttgtttgcccgaaaaatgaggttgaaaagcttggttagccatactatcgctatgtccccgagacctttccacacctcaatggggatacaatcagggcccatcgccttgcctcctttcatcctttttaaagcctccttgacctcaaactcctggattcgccgcacaaaacgcatgctagtctcatcaaaggagtcgtccagttcaatggtagaactctcattctccccattgaacaacttgtcgaagtactcccgccatctatgcttaatctcctcgtccttcaccaagagttggcctgctccgtcttgatgcatttgacttggccaatatccctcgtcttcctctctcggatcttggccatcttatagatgtccctttcgccttccttcgtgcctaaccgttggtagaggtcctcatatgcccgaccccttgcttcaccaacagctcgctttgcggccttcttcaccAACAACTCAACCAAAATAAAAATAACGAAGCTTCAGAATCAAAGCATGATCATGGACTTGGCACTTAATGTAGTCTTCCCTAATTCTTTACTTATTTCAGATCTCACTAATGCTGAATTATCAACAATACTTGTAGCTATGACATAATTCAAAAATGTGGAAAGGCAAATCATGTAGCACCAAAAACAGTAATAAAAACACCATACTGGAACATACACACTCATCTCTTAAGTTACAAAAGCAGAAAATAAGCAGCAATAACACAAATGATGCAGCATGTGAGAGAGAATTGGATATTGTGTATTCGACAAAAAGACAGAATCAGACATCTGAAACTTGAGTATGGATGGAAATCATAATTAGAAGGACACAcctaccacccccccccccccccccccccacacacacacacaccccaccaccaccacccctctCCCCCACCCGAAAAAGGTACGGATTCAGCTCGACGGTGTGATTTTGTGCGACTTGTGGAGTAGACATCCTATAAGGAGCTGTGGCATTACAACGTATCATATCTCCAAGGTCCATTATTTTCTGGAAATAAGCTGATCATGTTTGGCAACTAGAAAAATTTAATGATTCAATTAGCATTTATGTAAACATTGGAACAAATTGTCATCATAACAACTACAGTAACGACCCCTAACAATCATGAAGACCTTGAtgactactacctccgtccgggtttatttgTCCCCCCCTGTATTTTGGGTTAAACTTTGACCATATATTTGGTTTGCAAAATATAAGTGATGTCATAGAAATTATATTGTCGGATTCATATTCAAACAAAGTTTTGATATCACTTTTTCTACATATAAATCATATTTTATTACGCAAATGTATGGTCAAACTTTGGCTCAAAATATGagggggcctaataaacccggacggagggagtatgtgtaaTAGCACCAGTACTAGTCAACATTAGCTGTAAAACTGCCCTACAATAGCAACTGTTGGAATGTGTAGGCTTAGGTCTATGCAATCTACATAGGAGTTCTACCACAACACGTAAGAGTTACATGCAAATTGTAGATGGCAAATCAATAAGTAGACTAACATTTCCCATCGGCGATCAAGCACATCAAACTGCTGCTGCAATTTCTCTTCTTGCCAAACTAAGTGTAAGGTATCACAGTCAAACTTGGAGACGGCAGGAGCATGAGCAGAGACAAGTGGAAACTTCACACCCTGAAGCTAGCCACCCAACTTAAGTATTAACACATGAGGGAACTCACTGAAACAAAGCCACAGAAAATGGAACAAAAAATCGTGAACCTCGACAGGGTCTTCCTTCCTGATCGCAAGATACCGTGCTTTCCCACGTTGCGTCAAGTAACATAACGCTGCATGAGCATCCTCCCGCCCGTAAAAGAAGCTATTGAATTTAGTCGTAGTAATGACACATGTTGATGTCCAATGGGAGCCTCTCAGCTGTGTGGCAATGTCCTCAAACCGTTCCTGCAATCGAATAGCAGGGCATCAAATCGGCATACTAGCACTCTAACAACAATGCCCCAAAAAGGAATTTATACCTCAACCAATGATCTAAACACAAGGATGTCCTCCTGTACAATCGGACGCCTTGAGATAGCCATCTGGCTCACCCTCTTGACCAGCTGATACAAGCCGCCTGCGGTCGGAACAATTAGCTCGGATTTAAGCAGTATGTCCCCATCGGCACGCATCTCCTCCTGAAATGTCCAGAAATAAATTGTCACTAGCTCACGGCGATAGCACACGCTGTACATACAGTGAGGTTGTTGTAGAAACTGACCAGAACTTGCGGCAAGCAGAGCGGCGTGATGCCTCCGGGGCGGGCAAACCAAACGCTCGTCACCTGCGGCAGTCGCCGTCGCCGTCATGGTCTCGGGAGGGAAAGCAAACGAACCCTCGCATTTGAGGTGGGGGTCACTTACCAAGTGGGCGGGGGCGGAGCAGAGTCGGAGGCGTCGGGCGACGCGCAGGAGGAGGTCCTTCCAGAAGAGGAGCTTGGGCTCGGGCCAGTCGCGGCGCTGCCCCGTGAAGGCCTTGAACCTGGCGTGGAGGTCGGCGCCGTCTGGATCGTCCCACCAGCTCGCACCGCCCACCTCCGCTCGCACCGCCGCCTCCCACCCTTCTCCTCCCTCGCCATCGTTGGATGCCATAATCAAACTccggcgcctcggtggcaagcgaGATGTCGCTGCGGCGGTGGGCTCGCCGGGGAAAGGGAAGGGAACGAACTGCAAAAGAGAGATTGGAAGAGAACAAAGGACGGTGCTATACGTTGCTCTTTTTTTTAGGGATGCTATACGTTGCTTAGTGCGAGCGTTAAGCACGGGGCCGCCCACAGCGATGCCTGAACGGCCCGCAAACAGTGCAGCCCACCGTACAATGCTTCTTCTTTTTCTGGAATTCTGTTAAATAATATAAAAATAATCATGATTTTTCAGTGGAATAAAAATAAGCATGTGTTTTTTTAGACCAAAGAACAGTAGGGAAAAAACCCTACTGTGTGGCATTGTTCATTAATAAAAGAGTAGCAAAATAAATAGTCTTACAATGGTTGTTGGGGAAACAACCAGAGATAGAAGAATTACAAATAATGGGAAATGAGAAGAAAAGATAATCTAAGTTATTGAAATTAAATGTTGTCAATCCAGGATGACATGCCATCTTTCAGAGATGGTTTAGCTCTCATCATGGTAATCTTGAAAGATCTGATAAAATCATACTTGCATTCATTGATTGAGCAAGGTATCCCATCAAATATCATCCCATTTCTTTGATTCCAAATGCTCCAGCACCCCACTATCATAATTTCCATGAAATGTTTGATTTTGTATCTGTGGTTGGCATCCATGATCATATTGTGAATATCCAAGTCAGAATTCCATTCAAAACCAATATTCCACCAAAAACCTTGACTGAATGGGAAGTGAAAAGGAGGTGAGTTCTGTCTTCCCTATCTTCTGCATTACATAACACACATGTAGAGGAATCAAGTTGCATGCTCTTTCGAGTTAGGAGATCACATGTGTTTATTCTGTCATTAAGCATTAGCCAGCAGAAAAATTTATGCTTTGGTAGGCAACATGATTTCCATATCCACTTGAAAGTGTCAACAGCATCTTCGCCCTTCATAATAAATTGATAAATCTTCTTGGTCATGTTTTTGTTACTGCTCCAGTTGAAAGTCCAATTATCATGATCATAGTTGTGCCTGATGGTATTTAATTCATCAGAAAGTTGACGTAATTGCTGATGTGCTTGAATAGATAGGGATAGTTGAAATAAACTCTATAAATTATCCAAATCCTTGGTAGCCTTGATAGATATATTTTCCTTATAAGTGAAAGAGTGTAGTTCAGGAAACTTTAGCTTCATAATGTCACCTTTCCATTTGTCCTCCCAAAGCATATTGGTTTCACCAGATTTAATATCACAAGTTGTCATATCTCTGAAGTAATCATACATTTTCATGCAAtctctccaccaaaaagagcctTTGATCCTATTTGAATGAGGGGCTTCATTATTATGTTAATGGGCCTCCCAAATTAATTTAACCCAAGGCACATCAATCTTGTTGTAAAATTTGTAAAGGTGCTTGATAAGAAGGGCTTTGTTTTGCTCTCTCAAATTTAGAACTCCGAGTCCCCCTTGATTTTTTGGCTTGCATATCATCTGCCAGCTTGCCAAACATTTGCCTCCTTTATTAATATCATTTCCATACCATAGGAAATTTCTGCTTGATTTATCAACATGATCTAGGATGGTGATATGAACTTTGAGGGAGCACATAGCAAAAATTGGCATTGAGGCAACAACCGAATTTATATAAGTAAGTCTGCCAGAGTGGTTCATGAATCTAGCAACCCCAGATAATCTTTTGTCAATTCTAGATATGACAGGAATGAGATCCTGTATTGAAGGTTTTGTGGTGCCCATGGGTAATCCTAGATAAGTGAATGGAAGGCTTTCGACCTTGCATCCAAATAATGTGGCAAGCCTGGTGACCTCTTGATGATTAACATTGATGGGAATCATGGAGGATTTGCTGAAGTTAACAAAAAGACCCGTGGACAGACTGAAAAGGTTCAGAAGGTATTTGAGGTGGTTAAGCTGATCTTCATTAGCAAGCATAATCAAcaaagtgtcatcagcatattgtatgaTTGGCATATTGTATGATTGGATAATCTTGACCATATGCATGATTTATAGGTAGAGATAGTTCTCCATTTGACCAGGCAGCATTAATAACTGTTTGAAGAAGATCTGCAGTAATAATATATAATAATGGGGAATGAGGATCCCCTTGTCTGACCCCTCTCTTACAGATGATTTTTTTCCCAGCCACTCCATTGAGTAGGACAGAAGTGGATGCAGTTTGGAGAATGTTGTTTACCCATTTGATCCATCTAGGTCcaaaactgatgaggacatcaataccattgttacacccacaacccctgctactatacatactggaccgattactagagctcgcgcgccaattaaattaccaggtactttcgtttcttggtaatgattctaatgttcatgagaatatgatgctgcctaaattggatacatttgttttgcttacaaatgaagggcctagcttggagaaggatgaacattggagcaagaacaagcatggagttgatggcatgcgcaagggagacaagaacagagtttcaagtgatgatttcaggactttgaagccaccataatgagtgcatgaagccttggacgaaatatacaagatgccacttcataattttcgtccagaggctattctaggtgctgcgtcaccttatttttgggccaggcccatgtaatttcgaa
Coding sequences within:
- the LOC123077835 gene encoding uncharacterized protein isoform X2 is translated as MASNDGEGGEGWEAAVRAEVGGASWWDDPDGADLHARFKAFTGQRRDWPEPKLLFWKDLLLRVARRLRLCSAPAHLVTSVWFARPGGITPLCLPQVLEEMRADGDILLKSELIVPTAGGLYQLVKRVSQMAISRRPIVQEDILVFRSLVEERFEDIATQLRGSHWTSTCVITTTKFNSFFYGREDAHAALCYLTQRGKARYLAIRKEDPVEGVKFPLVSAHAPAVSKFDCDTLHLVWQEEKLQQQFDVLDRRWEISRRAALMSFKAGDKQGAFRYVRQSKLFSESRNKCTQLLERVEEVISLIASAESTKQVYEAIQIGMKAMKEHNVSIEDINTHLKEVDDLVAAQRKINVALESAPLHSLADEEDIEEEFRNLEAELEDKISPVHVEEPEPVLHANDDSPDETVESLSNNLSSMKLGAM
- the LOC123077835 gene encoding uncharacterized protein isoform X1 translates to MASNDGEGGEGWEAAVRAEVGGASWWDDPDGADLHARFKAFTGQRRDWPEPKLLFWKDLLLRVARRLRLCSAPAHLVTSVWFARPGGITPLCLPQVLEEMRADGDILLKSELIVPTAGGLYQLVKRVSQMAISRRPIVQEDILVFRSLVEERFEDIATQLRGSHWTSTCVITTTKFNSFFYGREDAHAALCYLTQRGKARYLAIRKEDPVELQGVKFPLVSAHAPAVSKFDCDTLHLVWQEEKLQQQFDVLDRRWEISRRAALMSFKAGDKQGAFRYVRQSKLFSESRNKCTQLLERVEEVISLIASAESTKQVYEAIQIGMKAMKEHNVSIEDINTHLKEVDDLVAAQRKINVALESAPLHSLADEEDIEEEFRNLEAELEDKISPVHVEEPEPVLHANDDSPDETVESLSNNLSSMKLGAM